A genomic stretch from Edaphobacter aggregans includes:
- a CDS encoding ATP-binding protein has protein sequence MTESELVDTLEKNVSTIELRLPSRLGYEKVAMNTAASVAKLMGFADERVEDLKTAVAEACINAMEHGNKLDETLSVSVILSMDAHSLEVKVLDTGSGPKGTKAAPDIDRKMQGEEDARGMGMFLIRALVDEAEWVSSPSAGSYARMVIHLKRTDAQDQTTQAIEERATMQEQGTQVKMEEVSCGTGPITVLRFAGDITSTSQAAVLGTYQGLPESVKRILLDFSRVEYLNSSGIALIIQMMIAASKRGQTIQTFGLTAHFQKVFTMVGITKYTTLHPDETTACAAFTT, from the coding sequence ATGACGGAGAGTGAATTGGTTGACACTTTAGAGAAAAACGTAAGCACCATCGAGCTTCGCCTGCCTTCACGACTCGGCTACGAGAAAGTTGCCATGAATACAGCCGCTAGTGTCGCCAAACTGATGGGCTTCGCCGACGAACGCGTCGAGGATCTCAAGACCGCCGTCGCCGAGGCCTGTATCAACGCCATGGAGCATGGCAACAAACTGGACGAAACCCTCAGCGTTAGCGTCATTCTTTCGATGGACGCTCATTCGCTGGAGGTAAAGGTTCTCGACACCGGGAGCGGTCCCAAGGGAACCAAGGCGGCCCCAGACATCGACAGGAAGATGCAGGGCGAAGAAGACGCCCGCGGCATGGGCATGTTTCTCATCCGGGCTCTCGTCGATGAGGCCGAGTGGGTCAGTTCACCTTCCGCCGGCAGCTACGCACGCATGGTCATCCACCTCAAGAGGACGGACGCCCAAGACCAAACCACCCAAGCGATCGAGGAGAGAGCCACAATGCAGGAACAAGGCACACAGGTAAAGATGGAAGAAGTTTCCTGCGGCACAGGCCCTATTACTGTCCTCAGGTTTGCCGGCGACATCACCAGCACTTCGCAAGCGGCCGTGCTCGGAACGTATCAGGGTCTGCCCGAAAGCGTAAAACGCATTCTCCTTGATTTCTCGCGAGTCGAGTACCTCAATTCCAGCGGCATAGCCCTCATCATCCAGATGATGATCGCTGCTAGCAAGCGCGGCCAAACGATCCAGACCTTCGGCCTGACGGCCCACTTCCAGAAGGTCTTCACCATGGTCGGGATCACGAAGTACACAACGCTACATCCCGATGAAACCACAGCCTGCGCTGCCTTTACGACCTGA